A window of the Deltaproteobacteria bacterium genome harbors these coding sequences:
- a CDS encoding replication-associated recombination protein A, which translates to IHRFNKAQQDAFLPHVENGTIVLLGATTENPSFEVIAPLLSRTRVVVLESLGDDALGRLLDRAVADRERGLGAFDVTLAAEARAFLAERSHGDARVALGALELAASLARQRGAPTLDLALVEEALQQKALRYDKAGEEHYNVVSAFIKSLRASDPDAAIYWMMRMLDAGEDPLFVARRMIIFAAEDVGNADPRALQIAVAAKDAFHFVGLPEGRIPLAQAATYLACAPKSNASYRAMLAAGEAVERHGALPVPLALRNAPTPLMKGLGYGAGYRYPHDYAGGVAAQQCLPDRLADATFYEPTERGEEAAVRARLLAVRAAKDEPTG; encoded by the coding sequence AGATCCACCGCTTCAACAAGGCGCAGCAGGACGCCTTCCTGCCCCACGTCGAGAACGGCACGATCGTGCTCCTCGGCGCCACCACCGAGAATCCCTCGTTCGAGGTGATCGCGCCGCTGCTCTCGCGTACCCGCGTGGTCGTCCTCGAGTCGCTCGGCGACGACGCCCTGGGGCGCCTCCTCGATCGCGCCGTCGCCGACCGCGAGCGCGGGCTCGGCGCCTTCGACGTGACGCTCGCCGCGGAGGCCCGCGCCTTCCTCGCCGAGCGCTCCCATGGCGACGCGCGCGTCGCGCTCGGGGCGCTCGAACTCGCGGCGAGCCTCGCGCGCCAGCGCGGCGCGCCGACGCTCGATCTGGCGCTGGTCGAGGAAGCGCTGCAGCAGAAGGCGCTGCGCTACGACAAGGCCGGCGAGGAGCACTACAACGTCGTCTCGGCGTTCATCAAAAGCCTGCGCGCCAGCGACCCCGACGCCGCCATCTACTGGATGATGCGCATGCTCGACGCCGGCGAGGATCCCCTCTTCGTGGCCCGCCGCATGATCATCTTCGCCGCCGAAGACGTCGGCAACGCGGATCCGCGGGCGCTCCAGATCGCCGTCGCGGCCAAGGACGCGTTCCACTTCGTCGGCCTGCCCGAGGGACGCATCCCGCTCGCGCAGGCGGCGACGTACCTCGCGTGCGCGCCGAAATCGAACGCGTCCTACCGCGCCATGCTCGCGGCCGGCGAGGCGGTCGAGCGCCACGGCGCCCTGCCCGTCCCGCTGGCACTCCGCAACGCGCCGACGCCGCTCATGAAGGGACTCGGATACGGCGCCGGCTACCGCTATCCGCACGACTACGCGGGCGGCGTCGCGGCCCAGCAATGCCTCCCCGATCGGCTCGCCGACGCGACGTTCTACGAGCCGACCGAGCGCGGGGAAGAAGCGGCGGTCCGCGCGCGCCTGCTCGCCGTCCGCGCCGCGAAGGACGAGCCGACGGGCTGA
- a CDS encoding sulfatase codes for MAAIPRGRAERQETAVRVVSVTPPWTRRRVLGTGARVGALALASSVAGACRRRRVDRPNVLLVTLDTTRADHLGCYGYGRDTSPALDALAVESTVYTRAIAPGTWTLPSHASLFTGKCPTSHGARYDPRGSLVLASAIPNRPSLNEYRVRGVAPTEATLAGMLGKAGYRTGGFAGGPWLKAVFGLGTGFDWWDDDGIGSVNGRVAADLNARALPWLERVEEPFFLFLNYFDAHAPLLPPADLAARYLPAPVPPGAQPTPEQTLALYDAEIRYADQHLGEVVSLLRRRNLYDRTWIIVTSDHGELFGEHGLKGHGTAPYQEVLHVPFVSKPPLGDGGLGERADRIQLTDVMALVLERLALPRPDGIQSAVPPKLGRPLMAESYVLAALYPYGDWLAVFDGDWKYMWNSQGASALYDLAADPHEQTNLIAADPERASSMERTMRLYLAGLPRAEGDGPAGTVDDATREALKSLGYIH; via the coding sequence ATGGCGGCCATACCACGCGGTCGCGCGGAGCGACAAGAAACCGCGGTCCGGGTGGTGTCGGTGACGCCGCCCTGGACGCGCCGACGCGTGCTCGGGACGGGCGCGCGCGTCGGCGCGCTCGCGCTTGCTTCGTCGGTGGCGGGAGCCTGTCGCCGACGCCGCGTCGACCGCCCGAACGTCTTGCTCGTCACGCTCGATACGACACGCGCGGATCATCTTGGATGCTACGGCTACGGACGCGACACGAGCCCGGCGCTCGACGCGCTCGCCGTCGAGTCGACCGTGTACACCCGCGCGATCGCGCCCGGAACGTGGACGCTGCCGTCCCACGCGTCGCTGTTCACGGGAAAATGCCCGACGAGCCACGGGGCGCGCTACGACCCGCGCGGCTCTCTCGTGCTCGCGAGCGCGATTCCGAACCGGCCGAGCCTGAACGAATACCGCGTGCGTGGCGTCGCGCCGACGGAGGCGACGCTCGCGGGCATGCTCGGCAAGGCGGGGTACCGGACGGGCGGCTTTGCCGGCGGCCCGTGGCTCAAGGCCGTGTTCGGTCTCGGCACCGGCTTCGATTGGTGGGACGACGACGGCATCGGCAGCGTGAACGGCCGCGTCGCGGCCGACCTGAACGCGCGGGCGCTCCCGTGGCTGGAGCGGGTCGAGGAGCCGTTCTTCCTCTTCCTCAACTATTTCGATGCGCACGCCCCGCTCCTTCCGCCCGCGGATCTCGCCGCGCGCTACCTGCCGGCGCCGGTGCCGCCGGGCGCGCAACCGACGCCGGAGCAGACCCTGGCGCTCTACGATGCCGAGATCCGCTACGCCGACCAGCACCTCGGGGAGGTCGTGAGCCTGCTCAGGCGCCGCAATCTCTACGACCGGACCTGGATCATCGTCACGTCCGACCACGGGGAGCTCTTCGGAGAGCACGGGCTGAAAGGGCACGGGACCGCGCCCTATCAGGAGGTGCTGCACGTTCCGTTCGTGAGCAAGCCGCCGCTCGGCGATGGTGGTCTCGGCGAGCGTGCGGACCGGATCCAGCTCACCGACGTCATGGCGCTGGTGCTCGAGCGGCTCGCCTTGCCGCGGCCGGACGGGATTCAGAGCGCGGTGCCGCCGAAGCTCGGCCGGCCGCTCATGGCCGAGAGCTACGTTCTCGCCGCGCTGTATCCGTACGGCGACTGGCTCGCCGTCTTCGACGGCGACTGGAAGTACATGTGGAACAGCCAAGGGGCTTCCGCGCTCTACGACCTCGCGGCCGATCCCCACGAGCAGACGAACCTGATCGCGGCGGATCCGGAGCGCGCCTCGTCCATGGAACGCACGATGCGGCTGTACCTCGCGGGCCTGCCGCGCGCCGAGGGTGACGGCCCGGCGGGGACCGTCGACGACGCGACACGCGAGGCGCTGAAGAGCCTCGGGTACATCCACTGA
- a CDS encoding tetratricopeptide repeat protein, translating into MVALLAGALTAAVYWPATRGGYVWDDGGLITKPRETLDEWRDVPAAFGRAATAGEGVAYYRPIMIASFVLDAKLFDPEASSFHRTNVVLHGANVGLIVLALAAFGCGIWTAAVAALLFGLHPLQCQAVALILGRNDVLLVPPILAMLVADERVRPTRPRLADALVVASFAATLWTKETGIVAPVFLLLMDVLWRRRSPAHALRTRLPLLGVLLLVTVLYGLTRLAVIGALLDNGTYPYVPIGERPAVAIAIFGYYLRHVLLPWGMAPAPYHRGLIDPSNPELWSAAGFVLAFAAVVVLTLRRAPRVACGLLMFGIALAPVLAIGAPMKVLILDHRAYLPLLGIAFAVAAGGRLLDAGRGRAIAACVLVLLAALTWRRLPSYGDSLSLWELGITAAPASDYAHNNYGAALMDADRFPEAVTQFREALRLNPAYDIARFNLAGCLEYLGERDEALRQFETLAAHRPNDAAMMHRVAELRSRAGDLAGARAMWERALALKPNDLRVLRSLADLLDRQGASAAAIPLRRRLVEIAPASQAEWSALAHSLASAGQPADAIAAYEHALRIGPESGSVRLGFARALWSAGRWQDAAAELRRARALGVDDPDLTRRLAEVGIFDEQ; encoded by the coding sequence ATGGTCGCCCTGCTCGCCGGCGCGCTCACCGCGGCCGTCTACTGGCCCGCGACGCGCGGCGGATACGTGTGGGACGACGGCGGCCTCATCACGAAGCCGCGCGAGACCCTCGACGAATGGCGAGACGTGCCGGCGGCGTTCGGACGCGCCGCGACCGCCGGCGAAGGCGTCGCGTACTACCGACCGATCATGATCGCGAGCTTCGTCCTCGACGCGAAGCTCTTCGACCCCGAAGCCTCGTCGTTCCACCGCACCAACGTGGTCCTCCACGGCGCGAACGTCGGGCTGATCGTGCTCGCGCTCGCCGCCTTCGGATGCGGGATCTGGACGGCGGCGGTTGCCGCTCTGCTCTTCGGCCTGCATCCGCTCCAGTGCCAGGCCGTCGCGCTCATCCTCGGGCGGAACGACGTTCTCCTGGTTCCGCCGATCCTCGCGATGCTCGTCGCCGACGAGCGCGTGCGGCCGACGCGGCCGCGGCTCGCGGACGCGCTCGTGGTCGCGAGCTTCGCGGCGACGCTCTGGACCAAGGAGACCGGCATCGTCGCCCCGGTGTTCCTCCTGCTGATGGACGTGCTCTGGCGTCGCCGCTCACCGGCGCACGCCCTCCGAACGAGGCTGCCGCTCCTCGGCGTGCTGCTCCTCGTCACGGTCCTCTACGGCCTCACCCGCCTCGCGGTGATCGGCGCGCTTCTGGACAACGGGACGTACCCGTACGTTCCGATCGGCGAACGTCCTGCGGTCGCGATCGCCATCTTCGGCTACTACCTCCGCCACGTCCTGCTGCCGTGGGGCATGGCGCCCGCGCCCTATCACCGGGGCTTGATCGATCCCAGCAACCCCGAGCTCTGGAGCGCGGCCGGCTTCGTCCTCGCCTTCGCAGCGGTCGTCGTCCTGACTCTGCGGCGCGCCCCGCGGGTCGCCTGCGGCCTCCTCATGTTCGGCATCGCGCTCGCGCCCGTGCTCGCCATCGGCGCGCCGATGAAGGTCCTGATCCTCGACCATCGGGCCTATCTGCCCCTCCTCGGCATCGCGTTCGCCGTCGCCGCCGGCGGCCGGCTGCTCGATGCCGGGCGCGGCCGCGCCATCGCCGCCTGCGTCCTCGTCCTCCTCGCGGCGCTCACCTGGCGCCGTCTTCCGTCGTACGGCGACAGCCTCTCGCTCTGGGAGCTCGGCATCACGGCCGCACCGGCATCGGACTACGCGCACAACAACTACGGCGCCGCGTTGATGGACGCCGACCGCTTCCCCGAAGCCGTCACCCAGTTCCGCGAGGCGCTGCGCCTCAACCCCGCGTACGACATCGCACGCTTCAACCTCGCGGGGTGCCTCGAATACCTCGGCGAGCGCGACGAGGCGCTCCGCCAGTTCGAAACGCTGGCCGCGCACCGCCCGAACGACGCGGCCATGATGCACCGGGTCGCCGAGCTCCGCAGCCGCGCCGGCGATCTCGCCGGGGCGCGCGCCATGTGGGAGCGCGCCCTGGCGCTGAAGCCGAACGACCTCCGCGTCCTGCGCAGCCTCGCCGACCTGCTCGACCGTCAGGGCGCGAGCGCCGCCGCCATCCCGCTCCGGCGCCGTCTCGTGGAGATCGCGCCGGCGAGCCAGGCCGAGTGGAGCGCGCTCGCACACAGCCTCGCGAGCGCCGGTCAGCCGGCGGACGCAATCGCCGCATACGAGCACGCCCTCCGGATCGGCCCCGAAAGCGGCAGCGTGCGGCTCGGGTTCGCCCGCGCGCTCTGGTCCGCCGGGCGGTGGCAAGACGCGGCGGCGGAGCTCCGGCGCGCTCGCGCGCTCGGCGTCGACGATCCCGACCTCACCCGACGCCTCGCCGAGGTCGGCATCTTCGACGAACAGTGA
- the truA gene encoding tRNA pseudouridine(38-40) synthase TruA gives MAQYRMLLEYDGTDYHGWQLQADARTLQGVLETALATVLRHPVRVAASGRTDAGVHALGQVATFRTDRPVEPRELRRSLNALTPPDLAVHEIAPVAERFDARRHATGRVYEYRIWSAPWPSAFWHRFTWHVPRPLDVVAMRFAAAALVGEHDFSAFRASDCDADHAVRRVVHSGFTETEGLCVYRVEANAFLKHMVRAIVGTMVEVGAGRRPAEDVARVLASRSRARAGQTAPPQGLVLTTVRYG, from the coding sequence ATGGCGCAGTACCGGATGCTCCTCGAGTACGACGGCACCGACTATCACGGCTGGCAGCTGCAGGCGGACGCGCGGACGCTGCAAGGCGTGCTCGAGACCGCGCTCGCGACCGTGCTCCGGCATCCGGTCCGGGTGGCGGCGTCGGGGCGGACCGACGCGGGCGTGCACGCGCTCGGGCAGGTCGCGACCTTTCGCACCGACCGTCCCGTCGAGCCCCGCGAGCTGCGTCGATCCTTGAACGCGCTCACGCCGCCGGATCTCGCCGTACACGAGATCGCGCCGGTCGCCGAGCGCTTCGATGCGCGTCGCCACGCGACGGGGCGCGTGTACGAGTACCGGATCTGGAGCGCGCCCTGGCCGTCGGCCTTCTGGCATCGGTTCACCTGGCACGTGCCGCGCCCTCTCGACGTCGTGGCCATGCGCTTCGCCGCGGCGGCGCTCGTCGGAGAGCACGACTTCTCCGCGTTCCGCGCCTCCGATTGCGACGCCGACCATGCCGTTCGCCGGGTGGTGCACAGCGGTTTCACCGAGACCGAGGGACTCTGCGTGTACCGCGTCGAGGCGAACGCCTTCCTGAAGCACATGGTGCGCGCGATCGTCGGGACGATGGTCGAGGTCGGCGCCGGGCGCCGCCCGGCGGAAGACGTGGCCCGGGTGTTGGCGAGCCGGTCGCGCGCCCGGGCCGGACAGACGGCGCCGCCGCAGGGGCTCGTGCTGACGACCGTTCGCTACGGGTGA
- a CDS encoding aspartate-semialdehyde dehydrogenase, with amino-acid sequence MAERALRVAIVGATGAVGSEVLRTLEERVFPVGEIRLFASARSAGELVEWGAGEVRVENLEEATFDGVDVAFFCAGGAVSAEYAPRAVDAGALVIDKSSHFRMHPDVPLVVPEVNAGDLDERHLGIVASPNCTTIPIVVALKPIAEAVGLERIVASSYQAVSGGGKRGIDALSRETIDLLNMRSPSEDERGSAFPRRIAFNCIPQVDAFLEDGSTKEEAKVIAETRRVLHLESLPIAVTCVRVPTFYGHTVALTVELEQPLDAAEARQILREAPGVILCELGDELPYPTAADVGGTDAVYVGRVRNDPSHPRGLQLWVAADNVRKGAALNAVQIAEILARDL; translated from the coding sequence ATGGCCGAACGCGCGCTGAGGGTCGCGATCGTCGGGGCGACCGGTGCGGTCGGCTCCGAGGTCCTCCGGACGCTCGAGGAGCGGGTGTTCCCGGTCGGCGAGATCCGGCTCTTCGCGTCGGCGCGCTCGGCGGGAGAGCTCGTCGAGTGGGGCGCGGGAGAGGTGCGTGTCGAGAACCTCGAGGAGGCGACCTTCGACGGCGTCGACGTCGCGTTCTTCTGCGCCGGAGGGGCGGTCAGCGCCGAGTACGCGCCGCGGGCGGTCGATGCCGGCGCGCTCGTCATCGACAAGAGCAGCCACTTCCGGATGCACCCGGACGTGCCGCTCGTCGTGCCGGAGGTAAACGCCGGCGACCTCGACGAGCGCCACCTCGGCATCGTCGCGAGCCCGAACTGCACGACGATCCCGATCGTCGTGGCCTTGAAGCCGATCGCGGAGGCCGTCGGGCTGGAGCGGATCGTCGCGTCGAGCTACCAGGCCGTGTCGGGGGGCGGGAAGCGCGGCATCGACGCGCTCTCGCGCGAGACGATCGACCTCCTCAACATGCGGTCGCCGAGCGAGGACGAGCGCGGATCCGCCTTCCCGCGGCGGATCGCCTTCAACTGCATCCCGCAGGTCGACGCGTTCCTCGAGGACGGGTCCACCAAGGAGGAAGCGAAGGTCATCGCCGAGACGCGTCGGGTCCTGCACCTCGAGAGCCTGCCGATCGCCGTCACCTGCGTCCGGGTGCCGACCTTCTACGGACACACGGTCGCGCTCACCGTCGAGCTCGAGCAGCCACTCGACGCCGCCGAGGCGCGGCAGATCCTGCGCGAAGCGCCCGGCGTCATCCTCTGCGAGCTCGGCGACGAGCTGCCGTATCCGACCGCGGCCGACGTCGGGGGCACCGACGCCGTCTACGTCGGGCGGGTGCGGAACGACCCATCGCATCCGCGGGGCCTGCAGCTCTGGGTCGCGGCCGACAACGTGCGGAAGGGCGCCGCGCTGAACGCGGTGCAGATCGCCGAGATCCTGGCGCGCGACCTCTGA
- a CDS encoding 3-isopropylmalate dehydratase, producing MSANKIRGKVYVLGDNIDTDQIIPAQYLNLVPTIPDEYEKLGSYALCGVLDAPAYVPPGQAKTPYAIIVAGRNFGCGSSREHAPIAIGAAGGRAVVAESYARIFFRNCVATGELYPLETATRLVDEFVIGDEAEIDLDASTITNLRSGATMPLGPLGDARPVIDAGGLFEYARRTGMIASTAHPDVREAVPVNRVVED from the coding sequence GTGAGCGCCAACAAGATCCGCGGCAAGGTCTACGTCCTCGGCGACAACATCGATACCGACCAGATCATCCCGGCGCAGTACCTGAACCTCGTGCCGACGATTCCCGACGAGTACGAGAAGCTCGGCAGCTACGCCCTCTGCGGCGTGCTCGACGCGCCGGCCTACGTTCCGCCGGGCCAGGCGAAGACGCCGTATGCGATCATCGTCGCCGGCCGGAACTTCGGTTGCGGCTCGTCGCGCGAGCACGCGCCGATCGCGATCGGCGCCGCCGGCGGCCGGGCGGTCGTGGCCGAGTCATACGCGCGCATCTTCTTCCGGAACTGCGTCGCCACCGGCGAGCTGTACCCGTTGGAAACGGCGACGCGTCTCGTCGACGAGTTCGTCATCGGCGACGAGGCCGAGATCGACCTCGACGCGAGCACCATCACCAACCTGCGGAGCGGCGCCACGATGCCGCTCGGGCCGCTCGGTGACGCGCGGCCCGTGATCGACGCGGGCGGGCTCTTCGAGTACGCGCGCCGCACCGGCATGATCGCGAGCACGGCCCATCCGGACGTCCGCGAGGCCGTGCCGGTGAATCGCGTCGTCGAGGACTAG
- a CDS encoding 3-isopropylmalate dehydratase large subunit, translating into MGMTMTEKILARASGRAAVRPGENVWANVDTLMTHDVCGPGTIGIFKREFGANAKVWDRDKVVIIPDHYIFTADDKCHRNVDILRQFVREQELPHYYDVGTPRYRGVCHIALAQEGHCRPGEVLFGTDSHTCTAGAFNQFATGIGNTDAAFILGTGKLLVKVPPTMRFVFDGEFPSYLMAKDVILHLIGEIGVDGGTYKAMEFGGEAIQRLSMEERMTLCNMVIEGGGKNGIIEADDATFDYVRARTRKDFEPVAPDADAEHVFYKRWDARTIEPTVAKPHSPDKRAMARELGDVKLTRAYIGSCTGGKLTDFVSAAQVMRGRKVAVKTFLVPATTEISQGIRTEKLDGKTLLAIFEEAGCTVSMDASCAACLGGPADTFGRINGPEVCISTTNRNFPGRMGSKEGQVYLASPYTVAASAIRGRITDPREFLA; encoded by the coding sequence ATGGGCATGACGATGACCGAGAAGATCCTGGCACGCGCGTCCGGCAGGGCCGCCGTCCGCCCGGGCGAGAACGTCTGGGCGAACGTCGACACCCTGATGACGCACGACGTCTGCGGCCCAGGGACGATCGGCATCTTCAAGCGCGAGTTCGGCGCCAACGCCAAGGTGTGGGACCGCGACAAGGTGGTCATCATTCCCGACCACTACATCTTCACGGCCGACGACAAGTGCCACCGCAACGTCGACATCCTCCGGCAGTTCGTGCGGGAGCAGGAGCTGCCGCACTACTACGACGTCGGCACGCCCCGCTACAGGGGCGTCTGCCACATCGCGCTCGCCCAGGAAGGCCATTGCCGACCCGGGGAGGTGCTCTTCGGCACCGATTCCCACACCTGCACCGCGGGCGCCTTCAATCAGTTCGCGACCGGCATCGGCAACACCGACGCCGCCTTCATCCTCGGCACCGGGAAGCTGCTCGTGAAGGTGCCGCCGACCATGCGGTTCGTCTTCGACGGAGAGTTTCCGTCCTACCTCATGGCGAAGGACGTCATTCTGCATCTGATCGGCGAGATCGGCGTCGACGGTGGCACCTACAAGGCCATGGAGTTCGGGGGCGAGGCCATCCAGCGGCTCTCGATGGAGGAGCGCATGACCCTCTGCAACATGGTGATCGAGGGCGGCGGCAAGAACGGGATCATCGAGGCCGACGACGCGACGTTCGACTACGTCCGGGCCCGCACCCGGAAGGACTTCGAGCCCGTGGCGCCGGATGCGGACGCCGAGCACGTCTTCTACAAGCGCTGGGACGCCCGCACGATCGAGCCGACGGTCGCGAAGCCGCACTCGCCGGACAAGCGCGCCATGGCCCGGGAGCTCGGCGACGTGAAGCTCACCCGCGCCTACATCGGGTCCTGTACGGGCGGGAAGCTCACCGACTTCGTGAGTGCGGCGCAGGTGATGCGCGGACGGAAGGTGGCGGTGAAGACCTTCCTGGTGCCGGCGACCACCGAGATCTCGCAGGGCATCCGTACCGAGAAGCTCGACGGCAAGACGTTGCTCGCGATCTTCGAAGAGGCCGGCTGCACGGTCTCGATGGACGCGTCGTGCGCGGCATGCCTCGGCGGCCCGGCCGACACGTTCGGCCGGATCAACGGTCCCGAGGTCTGCATCTCCACCACCAACCGCAACTTCCCGGGCCGCATGGGCTCGAAGGAGGGGCAGGTGTATCTGGCGTCACCGTACACCGTGGCGGCATCGGCGATTCGCGGCCGGATCACCGATCCGCGGGAGTTCCTCGCGTGA
- a CDS encoding 2-isopropylmalate synthase, with protein MQASDSNHVQIFDTTLRDGEQSPGASMNVEEKVAIARQLEQLNVDVIEAGFAASSEGDYDSVSRVAEAVARPIVLSLSRTKENDIERAIRAVAKAKRPGIHIFIATSDIHLKHKLMMSRQEVVDAAAWAVGFAKKHLDYIEFSAEDASRSDPEYLVTVFGEAIRAGAVTLNVPDTTGYALPHQTSALFRRLIAGTPGGRDARWSAHCHNDLGMAVANSLAAVEAGARQVECTVNGLGERAGNASMDEIVMALRTRKDFFGLETGVVTEQIYAASRLVSQITGIPIPINKPIVGDNAFAHEAGIHQDGVLKNKITYEIMRPETVGVGSNRLVLGKHSGRHAFVDRLQELGIAAQELDMNKAFARFKALADKKKHVYDEDLMAIVAEEAVRARAQASVPDRYELAGLSVASSMDGVPSADVRIRVDGEERAEHATGDGVVDACYAAIAKATGTPYKLERYAVKAITGGTDAQGEVSCLVRDGDLTSTGQGAHTDIIMASALALLNALNKLEYRKRYADRSRVTGP; from the coding sequence ATGCAAGCGAGCGATTCCAACCACGTCCAGATCTTCGACACCACGCTGCGCGACGGCGAGCAATCGCCGGGCGCCTCGATGAACGTCGAGGAGAAGGTCGCGATCGCCCGCCAGCTCGAGCAGTTGAACGTCGACGTCATCGAAGCCGGCTTTGCCGCCTCCTCGGAGGGCGACTACGACTCCGTGAGCCGCGTCGCCGAGGCGGTCGCCCGGCCGATCGTCTTGAGCCTGTCCCGGACGAAAGAGAACGACATCGAGCGCGCGATCCGCGCCGTCGCGAAGGCCAAGCGCCCGGGCATCCACATCTTCATCGCCACCTCCGACATCCACCTGAAGCACAAGCTGATGATGAGCCGGCAGGAGGTGGTCGATGCCGCCGCCTGGGCGGTCGGGTTCGCCAAGAAGCATCTCGACTACATCGAGTTCTCGGCCGAGGACGCCTCGCGGAGCGACCCGGAGTACCTTGTCACCGTCTTCGGCGAGGCGATTCGTGCCGGCGCCGTGACGTTGAACGTCCCCGACACGACCGGCTACGCGCTGCCGCACCAGACGAGCGCGCTCTTCCGGCGCCTGATCGCGGGGACGCCGGGTGGCCGGGACGCGCGCTGGAGCGCGCACTGTCACAACGATCTCGGCATGGCGGTCGCGAACTCGCTCGCGGCGGTCGAGGCGGGGGCGCGGCAGGTCGAGTGCACGGTCAACGGACTCGGCGAGCGCGCCGGCAACGCCTCGATGGACGAGATCGTGATGGCGCTCCGCACCCGCAAGGATTTCTTCGGGCTCGAGACGGGTGTCGTGACCGAACAGATCTACGCCGCGAGCCGCTTGGTCTCGCAGATCACCGGCATCCCGATTCCGATCAACAAGCCGATCGTCGGCGACAACGCCTTCGCGCACGAGGCGGGGATCCATCAGGACGGCGTGCTCAAGAACAAGATCACGTACGAGATCATGCGACCCGAGACGGTCGGCGTCGGGTCGAACCGGCTCGTCCTCGGCAAGCATTCCGGACGGCACGCCTTCGTCGATCGCCTGCAGGAGCTCGGGATCGCCGCGCAAGAGCTTGACATGAACAAGGCGTTCGCGCGCTTCAAGGCTCTGGCCGACAAGAAGAAGCACGTCTACGACGAGGACCTGATGGCGATCGTCGCCGAGGAGGCGGTGCGTGCGCGCGCTCAGGCAAGCGTGCCCGACCGCTACGAGCTCGCCGGGCTCAGCGTGGCATCGTCGATGGACGGGGTGCCGAGCGCCGACGTCCGCATCCGGGTGGACGGCGAGGAGCGCGCGGAGCACGCGACCGGAGACGGCGTCGTCGACGCCTGTTACGCGGCGATCGCGAAGGCCACCGGCACGCCGTACAAGCTCGAGCGGTACGCCGTCAAAGCGATCACGGGCGGCACCGATGCGCAGGGCGAGGTGTCGTGTCTCGTCCGCGACGGGGATCTGACGTCGACGGGGCAGGGCGCCCACACCGACATCATCATGGCGAGCGCGCTCGCGCTCCTGAACGCGCTCAACAAGCTCGAATACCGCAAGCGCTACGCGGACCGGTCGCGGGTGACCGGTCCCTAG
- the pssA gene encoding CDP-diacylglycerol--serine O-phosphatidyltransferase — MHGRRERQSDEPLHRGVYLLPNLITTCGLFSGFYAIIATIDGSYQVAAVCILIAHVFDGLDGRIARLTRSTSRFGIEYDSLSDLVAFGVAPGILVYKWALEPWGTWGWLAASLYVACGALRLARFNVQAELGAKKHFTGLPIPAAADTVASTVLLYYFFGGEGATHKHIILLVVIYGLAALMVSNVSYNSFKSFHLNPRQPLWILVALIVGLKFVIAEPQIFLFTAFMLYALSGPVTWVLGRPRARRDRPGEEPVAKVRNFR, encoded by the coding sequence GTGCACGGGCGTCGGGAGCGTCAGAGCGACGAGCCGCTCCATCGCGGCGTGTACCTCCTGCCGAACCTGATCACGACCTGTGGTCTCTTTTCCGGCTTCTACGCCATCATCGCGACCATCGACGGCTCGTATCAGGTCGCGGCGGTGTGCATCCTGATCGCGCACGTCTTCGACGGCCTGGACGGACGCATCGCGCGGCTCACCAGGTCGACGAGCCGATTCGGCATCGAATACGACTCGCTTTCCGATCTGGTCGCGTTCGGCGTGGCGCCCGGAATCCTGGTCTACAAATGGGCGCTCGAGCCCTGGGGAACCTGGGGCTGGCTCGCGGCGTCGCTGTACGTGGCCTGCGGCGCGCTCCGTCTCGCGCGTTTCAACGTCCAGGCTGAGCTCGGAGCGAAGAAGCATTTCACGGGGTTGCCGATTCCCGCCGCCGCCGACACCGTTGCCTCGACGGTACTGCTGTACTACTTCTTCGGCGGCGAAGGGGCCACCCACAAGCACATCATCCTGCTCGTGGTGATCTATGGTCTGGCGGCCCTGATGGTCAGCAACGTCAGTTACAACAGCTTCAAGAGCTTCCATCTGAATCCCCGCCAGCCGCTCTGGATCCTGGTGGCGCTCATCGTGGGACTGAAGTTCGTGATCGCGGAGCCGCAAATCTTCCTGTTCACGGCCTTCATGCTCTACGCGCTGTCGGGGCCCGTGACGTGGGTGCTCGGCCGGCCGAGGGCCCGGCGCGACCGACCGGGGGAGGAGCCGGTCGCGAAAGTGCGGAACTTCCGGTAA